The genomic region GCGCGTAGATCCCCAAGATCACAATCAGCGGTGCCAAATCTAGCCCACCCATTTGGGGCAAAACACGGCGAATGGGGCCATAAATCGGCTCAAGGAGGTTCGAAAGACCTTGCCAAATTTGATAGACCAAAGGCTGCCTAATGTTCAGCACACCGAAATTGATCAGCCAGCTCATGATGATATGGGCGATGATGATATAGGTCGCCACATTGAGCAGCAGCATCAAGATCATGAAGAGCGAAGTCACGGCAAAGGCCCCTTCCATCGGAAATCCCAGTTCGAATGATCTAAGCCCTGTCCAACCTAAGCGCAAGGGATCGGGCATTTTTGCCGATTTTTAAGCTGCTTTTATACCATCCTTTCGGATTCCCTTTGCCAAATCGAGAAAGCCCTCCACAGTAACGATAACAGAACGGCCATGGCGGGCAGGATGATCGAAAGTAAGAAACGCATCTATGGATGGTGGGCGTTTGACTGGGCAAGTCAGCCCTATAACACGCTGCTTCTGACCTTCATTTTCGCGCCCTATATCGCGCAAGTCTTAGGTGATGGCACCCGCGCCCAAAGCCTTTGGGGCTATAGCATCGGGGCGGCAGGCCTATTGATTGCCATCGCTGCGCCTATATTGGGCAAAATCGCAGATCACACTGGGCGCAAATTGCCGTTCATTTGGGTATTTTCCGCCTTTTACGTCATCGGCGCATGGGGCTGTTGGTTTGCTGCACCCGATGGAATGCAAATCTGGGTGGTTTTGATCCTCTTTGCCCTCGGCCTTTTTGGGATGGAATGCGCCACGATTTTCACCAATGCGCTGATGCCTGACCTTGGCCCACGCGCGCAAATGGGGCGCATCTCTGGGACAGGATGGGCCCTTGGGTATCTGGGCGGATTGGTGGCGATGATCCTGATGCTCGGATTTTTCGCCGAAAACGCCGAAACGGGGCGCACGCTTTTTGGCCTATCACCCGCTTTTGGTCTGGACGCCGCCGCGCGCGAAGGGACACGCGCCGTGGGGCCCTTTACCGCGCTTTGGTATGTGATCTTTATGATCCCCTTCTTTCTTTGGGTGCGAGAACCGCACAAGCCCAAGCCGCACTCTGGCCCAAGCCTTGGTCAAACCATGCGCCAAGCACTGCCTGAGCTTGCACGCTCGCTGAAATCCTTGCGCCATCATCCAAGCCTGCTGCGCTATCTGCTCTCATCTATGTTCTACCGCGATGCTTTGAACGGTCTTTATGCCTTTGGCGGCATTTATGCGGCGGGTGTCTTGGGTTGGTCGATCACAGATATCGGAATTTTCGGGATTCTTGCCATCATCTCGGGGGCCGTTGCGGCATGGATTGGCGGCAAATGGGATGATCGTTTCGGGCCATACCAGATCATTTGGTGGTCAGTTCTGTGCCTAACTGGTCTATCCCTTCTCATCCCCTTTATCGGGCGCGATAGCCTATTTGGTCTTGCGCTTGCCGAAGGCTCAAACCTGCCAAGCCTAATGTTCTACCTGATCGGCATCGGCATTGGCGCGGCAGGCGGTATCGTGCAAAGCGCATCCCGCCATATGATGCTGCGCCAAGCGGATCCTGCCGCAATAACCGAACATTTTGGCCTTTATGCCCTCGCAGGAAAGGCCACAGCTTTCCTCGCCCCATTTCTCATTGCGGTGATGACCTCCCTCACCAACAGTCAAAATTGGGGTGTAACGCCGCTGATTATGCTATTCTTACTGGGGTTATGGCTGTTGCGCGGGGTGAATGCCGATCCGCGGCAGCACGAATAGGGGAAATCAGGCCATGCGCAAATATATCGCCTCTATCGGTTTGTGTCTCATCGCGGTTACGGCCTGCGCCCCAAGCGCACCGCCTGTGGCCAATGATCTGCCGCAGGTGACACTCTCAAGTGCTGATCTGAGCCGCGAAGCACGGCTTGTCTTTGGCAATCTGCCAACGCCCACCACAACAGCCGCAAATGTGTTCGGCGCCTATGCAGGCGGATGCGTGGCAGGGGCCGTGCAACTGGCCGAAACAGGGCCGACATGGCAGGCAATGCGACTGTCGCGCAATCGCAACTGGGCCCACCCTGACACAGTCGCGTTCGTCCAAGACCTAAGCGCAAGAATGGCGGCTGCAACCTCTTGGAGCGGTCTATATATTGGCGATATGAGCCAGCCACGCGGCGGGCCTATGCTGTCAGGCCATGCCAGCCATCAATCGGGGCTTGATGCGGATATCTGGCTCTTGCCCGCGCGCAATCTGAACCTATCGCGAGCCGCGCGTGAAAACCTGTCCTCTATTTCGATGCAGGCGCAACGCGGCGCAGCCGTGAATGAAAATTGGACGGAGGAACACGCCACGCTGATCCGCCTTGCCGCCAGTGATCCGCGCGTGTCGCGCATTTTCGTCTTTCCAGCCGCAAAGGTCTGGATGTGCGAAAATGAGACAGGGGATCGCAGCTATCTGCGGAAAATCCGGCCGTGGTTTGGCCATCACTACCATATCCATGTGCGCCTAAACTGCCCGCGTGGCGCAAGCGATTGTGAGGCGCAAGATGTGCCGCCTGTGGGGGATGGCTGCGAAGATGCGCAGGCTTGGGTCAACAATATTTTGAACCCGCCGCCCCCTGACCCCGATGCGCCTGATCCCGAACCACGCCGCGCCCTGCGGCTTGGTGATTTGCCTGCACAATGTCAGGCAATCAGTCAGTTGTAGCGCCCGAAACCTTAACGGCCTGGAATGCCGCCGCGCCGTCCTGATAGGGGCCATGTGTCGATGACGTCTAGCGCCTCTTCCGCGGTTTCCACGAAACGGAAGAGGTCGAGATCCTCAGGTGAAATCGTGCCGATCTCGACCAGCATGTCCCAATCGACAAGGCGCGTCCAATAATCTCGGCCAAACAGAAGCACGGGCACCTGCTCCATTCGCCCTGTTTGGATCAAGGTCAGGCTTTCGAACAGCTCATCCATCGTGCCAAAACCGCCTGGAAAAATCGCAAGCGCACGCGCGCGCAGCAGGAAATGCATTTTGCGAATGGCGAAATAGTGAAAATTAAAGCTCAACTCAGGTGTGACATAAGCATTGGGGGCCTGCTCGTGGGGCAGCACGATATTAAGCCCAACGGAAACACCGCCCGCCTCATGCGCGCCGCGATTGCCTGCCTCCATCACGCCCGGGCCACCGCCCGTGACAATGACATTCTCACCGCGCGCACCGCGCTGGGTGATTTGATAGGCAAAACGGCGGGCCTCCTCGTAATAACGGGCCATTGCGGCAATCGCGGGGGGTTTGCCGTCTGTGGCGTCAGGCGCAGGAATGCGCGCACCGCCAAACAGAACAATGGTTGACCGAATGCCTTCTGCATCCATCCCCATTTCGGTCTTCAAAAGCTCAAGCTGAAGGCGCACAGGGCGCAGCGCGTCCTGACACAGAAAATCAGGGTCTGCGAAGGCAAGCCTATAGGCGGGACTTTGGGTTTGCGGCGTGTCTGGCGTGCGGTCGGCTTCGCGCAAATCCAAACCTGCATCCCGCATCAGATGTTTCTTGCTGCTCATCGCTTGTCTCCCCCTGTTCTGGCCATATTTAACTCATACCAATATTCGCACCATGCGGCCAGAGGGCGGCGCGTTGCGCAAAGCCCCCCTTGGCGCTATAGCGCCTGTCAAACAGCCCGAGCTAAGGATAAAGCCTATGACCGATATTCAGAAACTGGAAACGGCGATTGAAGCCGCGTGGGACGCGCGCGACAGCATCACGCCTGCAACCACTGGCGAAACCCGTGATGCGATTGAAGAAACCCTCAGCGCCCTCGACCAAGGCAGCTTGCGCATTGCAGAGCGCGGCGGTGATGGCACATGGCATGTCAATCAATGGGCAAAGAAAGCCGTTCTTTTGGGCTTCCGCCTGAAGGATATGGAAATGCAATCGGGCAGTCCTCAAGGCGGCAGTTGGTGGGATAAGGTCGACAGCAAGTGGAAGGACTGGTCAGACAACGATTGGAAATCCGCAGGCTTCCGTGCAGTTCCAAATTGTGTTGTGCGCCGGTCTGCCTATATCGCGCCTGGCGTTGTTCTGATGCCGTCCTTCGTAAACCTTGGCGCCTATGTCGACAGCGGCACAATGGTTGATACATGGGCCACGGTCGGGTCTTGTGCGCAGATCGGCAAGAATGTCCATCTGTCGGGCGGCGTGGGTATTGGCGGCGTTTTGGAGCCAATGCAGGCAGGCCCCACCATCATCGAAGATAACTGCTTTATCGGCGCGCGCTCCGAGGTGGTCGAGGGCGTGATCGTGCGTGAAGGCTCGGTTCTAGGGATGGGCGTCTTCATCGGCCAATCCACCAAGATCGTGGATCGCGAAACAGGCGAGGTCTTTTACGGCGAGGTTCCACCTTATTCGGTGGTTGTTGCAGGCTCTATGCCCTCAAAGAACGGGATCAACCTCTACTGTGCTGTCATCGTAAAACGCGTTGATGAGAAAACCCGCTCTAAAACGGGTATCAACGAGCTGCTGCGGGACTAAATCGCGAAGCAGGTATCACATTCAAAACGGGTCGCAGGCGCGGCCCGTTTTTTTGCGGCAACTGTTAACGATGCGGCAACAAAATCGGCAGGATTACGGCAAATCACGGAAATTACGCCCAAATTTGCCTTTTTGCCCTCAACACTCCCTCATAATTCCCGCCTTTAGTCCGTTCTTTTCCCCAATAGCGCCCCATTTGGAAACGATGCTGCGAGGGAAGTCGAACAATGCCCAAAGGACGAAAGATGGACAGATTGACCGAAATGGAAGCCTTCGCCATGGTTGTGAACCAAGGTGGCTTCACCGATGCGGCGCGCAAGATGGGTATCTCGAAATCCGCCGTGTCCAAGCATATTTCATCGCTCGAAACCCGTTTGGGTGCGCGGCTATTAAATCGCACCACCCGCCGCGTCAGCCCGACCGAGATCGGTCTAGCCTATTATGATCGCGCCTGTCGCGTTCTCAATGATGCGGGCGATGCTGATGCGATGGTCTCCTCTATGCAGTCTGCACCATCGGGGCTGTTACGCGTGACCGTCCCCACTGATTTTGGGTCTGGTCATCTCTCGCCCCTCATTGGCGGTTTCCTCAAAGCCTATCCGCAAGTGTCCGTCAGCATGGTTTTGGAAAATCGTCATGTAGAACTGATTTCTGAGGGGTTTGATGTTGCTATCCGCATGGGTGAGATGGAGGACAGCACACTCAAAGCCCGCCGTATCTGTGACACCACAATGCGCATGATCGGATCCCCTGCCTATTTCGCGTCACATGGTCATCCCGAACGGATTGAAGACCTCAATGAACATCGCTTGCTGCACTTCTCGAATGAAGCGCAGGGAAATGTTTGGAAACTCTTGGCCCCATCAGGGGAGCGGCGTTTTGTGCGCTCCACAGGCGCATTGACCGTCAATGACGGGCAAGCCTTGTTGAAAGCGGCAATCGGCGGTTTTGGTATCGCCTTTTTGCCAAGCTTCCTCTTTGGCGAGGCGCTGCGGGCAGGCGAAGTGGAAGAAGCGATGCCACATCTGCCGATGGAAATACAAAGCCTGCACGCAGTTTACCCACCTGGGCGCTATACACAGCCCAAATTGCGCGCCTTCATTGATTTTCTGGTTGATCAGTTCAAAGACAAAGGCCCAATGGATTGGTGATCAATCTCTCAGGCATCTTCGGGGTGGATTTGATAGTGATAAGCACTGACCACCTCGAAGCCCATGGATTGATAAAGCCCATTTGCCGCTTGATTGGCCTTGGTCGTCACAAGTGTTAACCAATTCGCCCCTTCCGCCTGTGCCCAATGCGCCATGTGCCACATAACACGCCGCCCCACGCCCTGACGGCGGGCCGATTGGGCGGTTTCGACCGCGTGCACCATGGCGATATCTCCATCGCAGGCGATAAAGCCAGTCGCGGCAATGCGATCCTGCTGCCGCGCAAAAACTGTGGTTTTCGGAGCGCACGCCCGCGCCATGACCTCTAGGCGCGCGGGCCCTATCCCGCCATCAGCCCAAATTGCCGCTTGCGCGGCCAAGGGCGGCCAAAGGGCAAAGCACTCAGACAGCGCAGGCAGATCCCGCCCGCGCAGATCCATCGCGTAAAACCATACAGGATCTTTGATCTGATAGCCGCGTGCCCCAAGGGCGGCATCCAAAGCGGATTGGCTTTCGCGAATAATAAACAAGCGCGGCTGTCCCATAGCCTGCATGCGGGCCTCGGCCTTGTTGAGCGTTGCCTCATCGGGCGTATCTTGGCCGTCCCAACTGGCCGCAGATACGCGACTGCCGCCGCCTGCCCCCTCACGAAAGGTCAAAAGCCCATCAGTTTGGTAAGTTCTGGCGGGCCAAGTGGCATCTAACGCCATAAACAAACGGCCCTCATCAGGCAGCATGTCGGAACAGGCCGCGCCCATATCAAACGCCCTGCGGAAAAGCGCGCGCCATTTCTGCAATGGCACGTTGAAGCATCCCCTCATCGGCACTGCGCAGCACGATATTTGCCCCATACACCCCGTTCAATTGATAGGGGTAAGAGCCGATTGAAACATCGGGAAATTGGGCAGCAATTTCGCCCAAAGGCCCCGCAATATCACCTTCGCCCATCTCTAGGCGGATGCTGTGGCTGATCAAGGGCGCGCCACCTGTCAAGCGCGGCATGACCGAAGCCACCATCGCCTGAAAGACCGAAGGCACCCCCGCCATCACATAGACATTTTCGATCTGAAACCCGGGTGCGGTGGAGACGGGATTATCGATCAAAGCCGCGCCATCGGGAATGCGCGCCATGCGCAGGCGGGCTTCGTTCAACTCTTGCCCGCGGGCATCATAATGGGCTTGCAACAACGCCCGCGCATCCGCCCGAACATCAATATGCACGCCAAAAGCCGCCGCAACCGCGTCAGCGGTGATATCGTCATGCGTTGGCCCAATACCGCCCGAAGTAAACACATGATCATAAGACCCGCGCAGCGCATTGAGGGCCTCTACAATACCCGCATGATCATCAGAGACGATGCGCACCTCTTTCAGCGCAATCCCTTTTGCGGTCAATTCATTGGCCAAATGGTGCATATTCGCATCGCGTGTGCGTCCTGATAGGATTTCATCCCCGATCACCAACATCGCTGCGGTTGGTTGTGCCATTTTGAGAACCCCCCACTTGTCATGCACCCTGCCTGCGGTATAGGCCAAGCCCTGTCATGCCGCAACGCGTCATCGCGTGGCGGGGTTGGCTAGAATTCAAGCGCCAAAAACCGTAATCTGGTGCGAGATGACAGGAGCAGATGTTTTGGACGATTTCAAAGGCCGCGTGACCAAAGACGGAATTCGCATTCACGATGATGCAGGCTTTGCTGGGATGCATGCAGCGGGCGCACTGGCCGCGCGCATTCTGGACGACATCGCGCCCATGGTAGAGCCAGGTGTCACGACCGAAGCTTTAGATCAAGCGATTGAGGATATGGTCAATGCGGCGGGCGCGAAATCAGCAACCATCGGATATCGTGGGTATAAACATGCAAGCTGCATCTCGGTGAACCATGTGGTCTGCCACGGCATCCCTAGCCCCAAAACCCTTAAGGATGGGGATATCCTGAATATTGATGTAACCGTTATCGTGGATGGGTGGTTTGGCGACACAAGCCGCATGTATGTGGCCGGCAATCTGAACCGCAAAGCAGAACGCCTGATCCAAGTGACCCATGACGCCCTATTCAAAGGGATTGAGATCGTGCGTCCTGGGGCCACGTTCGGGGATATTGGCCATGCGATTCAAACCTATGTCGAAGCCAATCGCATGAGCGTGGTGCGTGATTTCTGCGGTCATGGGTTGGGTCAGGTCTTTCACGCACCGCCAAATGTTCTTCATTATGGCCGCGCGGGCACAGGCCCCGTCTTGGAAGAGGGGATGTTCTTCACCATTGAGCCCATGGTGAACCTTGGCCGTCCCGAAACCAAAGTTTTGGCAGATGAATGGACAGCCGTGACACGGGATAAATCCCTCTCCGCACAGTTTGAACATTCGATTGGGGTGAC from Rhodobacterales bacterium HKCCA1288 harbors:
- a CDS encoding MFS transporter — translated: MIESKKRIYGWWAFDWASQPYNTLLLTFIFAPYIAQVLGDGTRAQSLWGYSIGAAGLLIAIAAPILGKIADHTGRKLPFIWVFSAFYVIGAWGCWFAAPDGMQIWVVLILFALGLFGMECATIFTNALMPDLGPRAQMGRISGTGWALGYLGGLVAMILMLGFFAENAETGRTLFGLSPAFGLDAAAREGTRAVGPFTALWYVIFMIPFFLWVREPHKPKPHSGPSLGQTMRQALPELARSLKSLRHHPSLLRYLLSSMFYRDALNGLYAFGGIYAAGVLGWSITDIGIFGILAIISGAVAAWIGGKWDDRFGPYQIIWWSVLCLTGLSLLIPFIGRDSLFGLALAEGSNLPSLMFYLIGIGIGAAGGIVQSASRHMMLRQADPAAITEHFGLYALAGKATAFLAPFLIAVMTSLTNSQNWGVTPLIMLFLLGLWLLRGVNADPRQHE
- a CDS encoding GNAT family N-acetyltransferase, giving the protein MLPDEGRLFMALDATWPARTYQTDGLLTFREGAGGGSRVSAASWDGQDTPDEATLNKAEARMQAMGQPRLFIIRESQSALDAALGARGYQIKDPVWFYAMDLRGRDLPALSECFALWPPLAAQAAIWADGGIGPARLEVMARACAPKTTVFARQQDRIAATGFIACDGDIAMVHAVETAQSARRQGVGRRVMWHMAHWAQAEGANWLTLVTTKANQAANGLYQSMGFEVVSAYHYQIHPEDA
- a CDS encoding LysR family transcriptional regulator — translated: MDRLTEMEAFAMVVNQGGFTDAARKMGISKSAVSKHISSLETRLGARLLNRTTRRVSPTEIGLAYYDRACRVLNDAGDADAMVSSMQSAPSGLLRVTVPTDFGSGHLSPLIGGFLKAYPQVSVSMVLENRHVELISEGFDVAIRMGEMEDSTLKARRICDTTMRMIGSPAYFASHGHPERIEDLNEHRLLHFSNEAQGNVWKLLAPSGERRFVRSTGALTVNDGQALLKAAIGGFGIAFLPSFLFGEALRAGEVEEAMPHLPMEIQSLHAVYPPGRYTQPKLRAFIDFLVDQFKDKGPMDW
- the dapD gene encoding 2,3,4,5-tetrahydropyridine-2,6-dicarboxylate N-succinyltransferase, with the protein product MTDIQKLETAIEAAWDARDSITPATTGETRDAIEETLSALDQGSLRIAERGGDGTWHVNQWAKKAVLLGFRLKDMEMQSGSPQGGSWWDKVDSKWKDWSDNDWKSAGFRAVPNCVVRRSAYIAPGVVLMPSFVNLGAYVDSGTMVDTWATVGSCAQIGKNVHLSGGVGIGGVLEPMQAGPTIIEDNCFIGARSEVVEGVIVREGSVLGMGVFIGQSTKIVDRETGEVFYGEVPPYSVVVAGSMPSKNGINLYCAVIVKRVDEKTRSKTGINELLRD
- a CDS encoding competence/damage-inducible protein A, whose product is MAQPTAAMLVIGDEILSGRTRDANMHHLANELTAKGIALKEVRIVSDDHAGIVEALNALRGSYDHVFTSGGIGPTHDDITADAVAAAFGVHIDVRADARALLQAHYDARGQELNEARLRMARIPDGAALIDNPVSTAPGFQIENVYVMAGVPSVFQAMVASVMPRLTGGAPLISHSIRLEMGEGDIAGPLGEIAAQFPDVSIGSYPYQLNGVYGANIVLRSADEGMLQRAIAEMARAFPQGV
- a CDS encoding TIGR00730 family Rossman fold protein, which codes for MSSKKHLMRDAGLDLREADRTPDTPQTQSPAYRLAFADPDFLCQDALRPVRLQLELLKTEMGMDAEGIRSTIVLFGGARIPAPDATDGKPPAIAAMARYYEEARRFAYQITQRGARGENVIVTGGGPGVMEAGNRGAHEAGGVSVGLNIVLPHEQAPNAYVTPELSFNFHYFAIRKMHFLLRARALAIFPGGFGTMDELFESLTLIQTGRMEQVPVLLFGRDYWTRLVDWDMLVEIGTISPEDLDLFRFVETAEEALDVIDTWPLSGRRGGIPGR
- the map gene encoding type I methionyl aminopeptidase produces the protein MTGADVLDDFKGRVTKDGIRIHDDAGFAGMHAAGALAARILDDIAPMVEPGVTTEALDQAIEDMVNAAGAKSATIGYRGYKHASCISVNHVVCHGIPSPKTLKDGDILNIDVTVIVDGWFGDTSRMYVAGNLNRKAERLIQVTHDALFKGIEIVRPGATFGDIGHAIQTYVEANRMSVVRDFCGHGLGQVFHAPPNVLHYGRAGTGPVLEEGMFFTIEPMVNLGRPETKVLADEWTAVTRDKSLSAQFEHSIGVTADGFEIFTLSPSGKFHPTWG
- the mepA gene encoding penicillin-insensitive murein endopeptidase, which gives rise to MRKYIASIGLCLIAVTACAPSAPPVANDLPQVTLSSADLSREARLVFGNLPTPTTTAANVFGAYAGGCVAGAVQLAETGPTWQAMRLSRNRNWAHPDTVAFVQDLSARMAAATSWSGLYIGDMSQPRGGPMLSGHASHQSGLDADIWLLPARNLNLSRAARENLSSISMQAQRGAAVNENWTEEHATLIRLAASDPRVSRIFVFPAAKVWMCENETGDRSYLRKIRPWFGHHYHIHVRLNCPRGASDCEAQDVPPVGDGCEDAQAWVNNILNPPPPDPDAPDPEPRRALRLGDLPAQCQAISQL
- a CDS encoding YggT family protein, which gives rise to MTSLFMILMLLLNVATYIIIAHIIMSWLINFGVLNIRQPLVYQIWQGLSNLLEPIYGPIRRVLPQMGGLDLAPLIVILGIYALEIILRNNAMMFM